In Plasmodium vinckei vinckei genome assembly, chromosome: PVVCY_01, one DNA window encodes the following:
- a CDS encoding leucine-rich repeat protein, with the protein MLLDLSRCKLKSLEDSDVILEKLIELNCDYTSITYLDVSYNNIKSLKGLRHFENLKILNISNNELTSLDGDYIPCSIEKIICDHNNLSDICFKSLTDEREESEFEYETDEETGSDNSRKNNYIDKSYNYKNDIPSNYSNDLKNYNIHDKYNNSFLYDKIYYTNNDFPLSNLKYLDVSYNNIKRLATFEKYLHILNKRNKLNNSNETNISKSTKSESAESDINDAHINNFISSKTEKDVMILFFNSIETLHLRGNKLTNLKGLSVLKNLKVLDLRSNLISHPVQLFYILDNKDWLKKYHDKKTKNNNTYCSYFSCIVKKYKNINLQNILLLGNNKVFKPKRLLASVFNVLKNVNTKKELITDFSDTVSSNENINILGHELCDADDEEDGDSYTTYTNSDVGSEPDVEAEAETEENSNLIENDKCISKNKYDNFVNKSNEINTHSETEKIVYKPKDRIELNDSGFYDKNESDYFESNQGERDIPTPLSRKEIDVESNDTEEDEDEKVEIATDSKDESESQKEDDTSEEEVEPSKVENDEVDADQINNQNDSEIESEEEEMTESEIDVGPIKNQNDSEIESEEEEMTGSEIDVGPIKNQGDSEVESEDEIAKSKVDIDSIKNQGDSEVESEEEIAKSEVDVYSVKNQSDSEIESEEEVAKSEVDVYSVKNQSDSEIESEEEVAKSEVDVYSVKNQSDSETESEEEEEEEEIAKSEVNIDGIKNQGDSEVESEEEIAKSEVDVDPIKDQDDSEIESEDEIAKIEVDVDSIKNQDDSEAENEEEKEEEITRNEVDVYSVKNQGDSEVESEYEDDVDMNLESERREEKEEGEQMHKSETELTDLEIEEIETVENDKLNIKENESKYKNSHEVTKEVEVSDSYDKIEDEKEVYASNNESEMNSEIEVSDSYDKIEDEKEVYASNNESEMNSEIEVSDSDDEIENEKEEDNFTDFINPNLIQNTNKNVETKSKEVVPFYNNLKKNMLKENYHNKNSEENESIESNEQIVRLRDVIKKNNRLHSYNCNEIKIDSNEKEIYKKNDISLKKKTKKYNKNNYYSVSTQINNKIIKNKNANTNSNNFNESIDNIINNNIEENETSCSFSSIVKNKKIFKKIEPNDKHLDDSNYVNHTSIENDILNSEFEQISQSPTLEQNDSGTNSIPQSNIHKNENIDESNKVRTQMIEKEYADTHLDVIEGNINRKCVNHGYSKYFDSANENINNNADNSSAKQNLSLNTVFEKGSNNVRPDVVVEEEEGETQSMCNESKEIVNKLKSNNGYKKNANKLCKIKSLETSNLSHNKLLNDSGVSNYELSSDLSEMNKVDKFNKTHLDLVKKNQHDEKNDINKNNASYKTSKNSNEIKQIGSKTNKGSINDNTKMLKCYEKINENNDNHKLDTNLELQLKETCLELKKEKQYNNILFKENKKLENKIKSLNKNKKMFKKKIRKLEKDCNDKNEITKEYENIMNKLNLVENSKMEIPMDNIKIQNTYIENAIEQLYCTFFDTLGENHIITKRIEDLAFVYSKKETKMKSQLNNQMKNLELLKSNEELTKAKDEYFNELQKKEKIIIELTGKIEDLMKSTNDMKNVLGKNENKLKTFQIELSQKDELIKELEEKNNKLVETEKAIQTERENLLELLYGKDEKLVNAKEYKDEIKELQQKIKNYLHKNAHKVQDKIYEQVLDKLYDEQIKIQSLLVEKDQTIIQKNTKIENLQHQLHSWAEEASKWVSIADKHTKLITNHNTLKKNYEELKYKYIMDVKHLQTKKNEKVKELIRKFS; encoded by the exons atgttgcTCGATTTATCTAGatgtaaattaaaaagtttaGAGGATAGTGATGTGATCCTTGAAAAACTGATCGAACTAAATTGTGATTATACAAGTATAACCTATTTAGAtgtttcatataataatattaaatctCTTAAAGGGTTAAGacattttgaaaatttgaaaatattaaatatttccaATAATGAATTAACTTCATTAGATGGTGATTATATTCCTTGTTCaatcgaaaaaataatttgtgaTCATAATAATCTTAGTGACATTTGTTTTAAGAGTTTAACAGATGAAAGAGAAGAATCAGAATTTGAATATGAAACTGATGAAGAAACGGGTTCAGATAAtagtagaaaaaataattatatagataaaagttataattataaaaatgatattccttcaaattattcaaatgatttaaaaaattataatattcatgataaatataataatagttttctttatgataaaatatattacacaAATAATGATTTCCCATTAagtaatttaaaatactTAGATGTAAGTTACAACAATATTAAAAGGTTAGCaacatttgaaaaatacCTTCACATTTTAAACAagagaaataaattaaataattccaATGAAACAAACATATCAAAAAGTACCAAGTCTGAAAGTGCAGAAAGTGATATTAATGATGCacacataaataattttatttcaagtAAAACTGAAAAAGATGTTATgattctattttttaattctataGAAACTTTGCATCTAAGAGGCAATAAATTAACTAATTTAAAAGGATTAagtgttttaaaaaatttaaaagttTTAGATCTTAGATCAAATTTAATTAGTCATCCAGTacaacttttttatattttagatAACAAAGATTGgcttaaaaaatatcatgataaaaaaacaaaaaataataatacttaTTGCTCCTATTTTTCAtgtattgtaaaaaaatacaaaaacataaatttacaaaatatattattactagGTAATAACAAAGTATTCAAACCAAAACGGCTACTTGCATCTGTCTTtaatgtattaaaaaatgttaatacaaaaaaagaacTTATAACAGATTTTTCAGACACTGTTTcatcaaatgaaaatattaacattttGGGCCATGAGTTATGTGATGCAGATGATGAGGAAGATGGTGATTCATATACTACTTATACTAATTCAGATGTGGGTTCTGAACCAGATGTAGAAGCAGAGGCAGAAACCGAGGAAAATTCAAACTtaatagaaaatgataaatgtatttctaaaaataaatatgataattttgtaaacaaaagtaatgaaataaatactCATAGTGAGActgaaaaaattgtatataaacCAAAGGATCGTATTGAATTGAATGATTCGGGGTtctatgataaaaatgaaagtgATTATTTTGAGAGTAACCAAGGGGAAAGGGATATTCCAACTCCTTTAAGTCGAAAAGAAATAGATGTAGAATCAAATGATACTGAGGAGGATGAAGATGAGAAAGTAGAAATTGCAACGGATTCTAAGGATGAATCAGAAAGTCAAAAAGAAGATGACACAAGTGAAGAAGAAGTCGAACCAAGCAAAGTAGAAAATGATGAGGTAGATGCAGACCAAATAAACAATCAAAATGATAGTGAAATTGAAAGTGAGGAGGAAGAAATGACTGAAAGTGAGATAGATGTAGGTCCCATAAAGAATCAAAATGATAGTGAAATTGAAAGTGAAGAGGAAGAAATGACTGGAAGTGAGATAGATGTAGGTCCCATAAAGAATCAAGGTGATAGCGAAGTTGAAAGTGAAGATGAAATAGCTAAAAGCAAGGTAGATATAGATAGTATAAAGAATCAAGGTGATAGCGAAGTTGAAAGTGAAGAAGAAATAGCTAAAAGCGAGGTAGATGTATATAGTGTAAAGAATCAAAGTGATAGTGAAATTGAAAGCGAAGAAGAAGTAGCTAAAAGCGAGGTAGATGTATATAGTGTAAAGAATCAAAGTGATAGTGAAATTGAAAGCGAAGAAGAAGTAGCTAAAAGCGAGGTAGATGTATATAGTGTAAAGAATCAAAGTGATAGTGAAACTGAAAGTGAGGAGGAGGAAGAAGAGGAAGAAATAGCTAAAAGTGAAGTAAATATAGATGGTATAAAGAATCAAGGTGATAGCGAAGTTGAAAGTGAAGAAGAAATAGCTAAAAGCGAAGTAGATGTAGATCCCATAAAGGATCAAGATGATAGTGAAATTGAAAGCGAAGATGAAATAGCTAAAATCGAGGTAGATGTAGACAGTATAAAGAATCAAGATGATAGTGAAGCTGAAAATGAGGAGGAGaaagaagaagaaataaCTAGGAACGAGGTAGATGTATATAGTGTAAAGAATCAAGGTGATAGCGAAGTTGAAAGCGAATATGAAGACGATGTAGATATGAATCTAGAATCAGAAAGAAGggaagaaaaagaagaaggTGAACAGATGCATAAATCAGAAACGGAATTAACGGATTTAGAAATAGAAGAAATAGAAACTGTCGAAAATgacaaattaaatattaaagaaaatgaatccaaatataaaaattctcATGAAGTTACAAAAGAAGTAGAAGTGAGTGATTCCTATGATAAAATAGAGGACGAAAAAGAGGTATATGCATCTAACAATGAATCCGAAATGAATAGTGAAATAGAAGTGAGTGATTCCTATGATAAAATAGAGGACGAAAAAGAGGTATATGCATCTAACAATGAATCCGAAATGAATAGTGAAATAGAAGTGAGTGATTCAGATGATGAAATAGAGAAcgaaaaagaagaagataATTTTACAGATTTTATTAATCCAAACTTGATACAAAATaccaataaaaatgtagaaaCAAAATCAAAAGAGGTAGttcctttttataataatttaaaaaaaaatatgcttaaagaaaattatcataataaaaatagtgagGAAAATGAATCTATAGAATCAAATGAGCAAATAGTTAGATTGAGAGatgtaattaaaaaaaataatcgaTTACATAGTTATAATtgtaatgaaataaaaatagacagtaatgaaaaggaaatatataaaaaaaatgatatttcattgaaaaaaaaaacaaaaaaatataacaagaATAACTATTATTCTGTTTCTACTCAaattaataacaaaattattaaaaataaaaatgctaATACCAATTCcaacaattttaatgagAGCAtagataatataataaataataatattgaagaaaatgaaacaagctgttctttttcatctattgtaaaaaataaaaaaatatttaaaaaaatagaaccCAATGATAAACATTTAGATGATTCAAATTATGTAAATCATACATCTATAGAAAATGACATACTTAATAGTGAATTCGAACAAATTAGTCAAAGTCCTACTCTTGAGCAAAATGATAGTGGCACAAATTCTATCCCTCAAtctaatatacataaaaatgaaaacattGATGAATCTAATAAAGTTAGAACCCAAATGAtagaaaaagaatatgCAGATACACATTTAGATGTAATAGAAGGTAATATAAACAGAAAATGTGTAAATCATGGgtattcaaaatattttgattcagcaaatgaaaacataaataacaATGCTGATAATAGTTCTGCTAAACAAAACTTAAGCTTGAACACTGTCTTTGAAAAGGGAAGTAATAATGTCAGACCAGATGTTGTAgtagaagaagaagaaggaGAAACACAATCCATGTGCAATGAAAGTAAAGAAATAGTGAACAAGCTAAAGAGTAATAatggatataaaaaaaatgctaacaaattatgtaaaattaaaagtttAGAAACTTCAAATTTATCACACAACAAATTGTTAAATGATTCGGGTGTATCAAATTATGAATTATCTTCCGACTTGTCTGAAATGAACAAAGTAgacaaatttaataaaacacATTTAGAccttgttaaaaaaaatcaacatgacgaaaaaaatgatataaataagaataATGCTTCTTATAAAACTTCTAAAAACTCgaatgaaataaaacaaataggAAGTAAGACAAATAAAGGTtctataaatgataatacaaaaatgttaaagtgctatgaaaaaattaatgaaaataatgacaaCCATAAATTGGACACAAATTTGGAACTACAACTAAAAGAAACATGCTTAGaattgaaaaaagaaaaacaatacaataatatattatttaaagaaaataaaaagcttgaaaataaaataaaatcactaaacaaaaataaaaaaatgtttaaaaaaaaaattagaaaattagaaaaagaTTGCAATgacaaaaatgaaattacaaaagaatatgaaaatattatgaacaaattaaatttagtAGAAAACTCAAAAATGGAAATTCCTAtggataatataaaaatccaGAATACATACATTGAGAATGCAATAGAGCAACTATat TGCACATTCTTCGATACATTAGGTGAAAACCacataataacaaaaag GATCGAGGATTTAGCTTTtgtatattcaaaaaaggaaacaaaaatgaaatCACAGTTGAATAACCAAATGAAG aatttagaattattaaaaagtaaCGAAGAATTAACTAAAGCCAAAGATGAATATTTCAATGagttacaaaaaaaagaaaaaattattatcga ATTAACTGGAAAAATAGAAGACCTGATGAAAAGCACCAATGACATGAAAAATGTGTtaggaaaaaatgaaaacaaattaaagaCTTTTCAAATAGAGCTATCTCAAAAAGATGAACTAATCAAAGAattagaagaaaaaaacaataagctg gTGGAAACTGAGAAAGCAATACAAACTGAAAGAGAAAATTTGTTGGAGCTATTATATGGAAAag
- a CDS encoding cytoplasmic tRNA 2-thiolation protein 1, putative, with amino-acid sequence MLCEQCNKNNVCMLKPSNKEKLCKYCFLESFEDEVHTTILKKKMFEDNDKICIAVSGGKDSSVLTHVLVNIKKKYNYNWNLFLLAIDEGIKGYRDDSLKVVYKLEKLYNLPLSVLKFQDIFSYTMDDVVSYIGKKNNCTVCGVFRRQAMEKGALLFNATKLVTGHNADDLAETILMNMCRGDIDKLAKNINDVLEKKKNNSSLASYSENNNTNVFPNCNNVLDKNESGNSVCGCKEQINIENNKEEEKKNQCNDNIKYEHKTDGFIPRLKPLMWSYEKEIVLYAYHLKLDFFSTECTYSPNSFRGNLRSFIKDLEIINPQIILNIIHSAEFFYFNTNIKKKLNTCIKCGAYTSNMVCKACLIVDGLNNYTDNSFLYANKKKKNNKKKISIEYEIEK; translated from the coding sequence atgttatgcGAGCAGtgtaacaaaaataatgtttgTATGTTAAAACCCTCGAATAAGGAAAAATTATGCAAATACTGTTTTTTAGAAAGCTTTGAAGATGAAGTACATACAactattttgaaaaaaaaaatgtttgaaGACAATGACAAAATTTGTATTGCTGTGTCAGGTGGAAAAGACTCTAGCGTATTAACACATGTActtgttaatataaaaaaaaaatataattataattggaatttatttttattagctATTGATGAAGGAATTAAGGGTTATCGTGATGATTCATTAAAAGTTGTTTataaattagaaaaattatataatttaccATTATCagttttaaaatttcaagatattttttcttatactATGGATGATGTTGTAAGTTATAtagggaaaaaaaataattgtacTGTGTGTGGAGTTTTTAGAAGGCAAGCTATGGAAAAAGGggctttattatttaatgccACAAAATTAGTAACTGGTCATAATGCAGATGATTTAGCAGAAACTATTTTAATGAACATGTGCAGGGGGGATATTGATAAGCTagctaaaaatataaatgatgttttggaaaaaaaaaaaaataatagctCACTAGCTAGCTATtctgaaaataataacacaAATGTATTTCCAAATTGTAACAATGTTTtggataaaaatgaatctGGGAATTCAGTTTGTGGGTGCAAAgagcaaataaatattgaaaataacaaagaagaagaaaaaaaaaatcaatgcaatgataatataaagtaTGAGCATAAAACTGATGGCTTTATTCCAAGATTAAAACCATTAATGTGGTCATACGAAAAAGAGATTGTTTTATATGCTTATCATTTGAAACTTGATTTTTTTAGCACTGAATGCACATATTCTCCAAACTCTTTTCGTGGTAATTTAAGAAGTTTTATTAAAGATTTAGAAATTATTAATCcacaaattattttaaatataattcattcagctgaatttttttattttaatacaaacataaaaaaaaaacttaacACTTGTATAAAATGTGGGGCTTATACATCCAATATGGTATGTAAAGCTTGTCTAATTGTTGATggattaaataattatacagATAACTCTTTTCTATAtgcaaacaaaaaaaaaaaaaataacaaaaaaaaaatatctatagaatatgaaatagaaaaatga